One segment of Pseudodesulfovibrio sp. 5S69 DNA contains the following:
- a CDS encoding flagellar hook-length control protein FliK translates to MQNIPGTAAEAASEAAKLVQLATRSKGASQSALADAKDEKSTRFADLFNEHTEMVEDELSMSPVTSEQQMLDSAPGIREEEEEETTTNAAGTKAPKVAPKAEEKAEEKDLESRMTSEDLDGVRDDLKEYGMSDEEIAAIEDRVNSEEGMTWGQFVSTVAKKIAAARETDLSDEKKASLAAFFGKLGFTEKESAKLIGQLEKGQFGKVLDQMEAKIAAMPEDQQTLFTKDEVEAFVSSMGLSKEFATQVQELFSTNTLPKDMKQAFTQIRQDLAGLDRKDQKLVKAVGKAFASIMGDAHKATSAALQVDQAIDLKPRVAEEKPDTNVREELAQAFRERKDAQSDNTVRRQAQQSAVDTVEIKADATAQDQNADTDLDPEAEHDRKWNNFFDKVREDGTQGKDSSAKVKTEATTSATKTVLSQQASANNASAKAWEKVSAPKVMKQVDQAVLKTLQNGAKQLTLQLTPENLGKLSIVLSVQGKEVSATIRAENSDAHKIITDHLHIIKQSLESQGLKVDKLDVQAGLADNQNFNNWFGESEHNLSREREAMIAMRNHMRSMRTQDAGTMARDVQSVGERVITSDQGLHLIA, encoded by the coding sequence ATGCAAAATATTCCCGGCACCGCCGCAGAAGCCGCTTCCGAAGCCGCCAAGCTGGTCCAACTGGCCACCAGGAGCAAGGGCGCCAGCCAGTCCGCTCTCGCCGACGCCAAGGACGAGAAGAGCACCCGGTTCGCCGATCTGTTCAACGAGCACACCGAGATGGTCGAGGACGAACTGTCCATGTCCCCGGTGACCAGCGAACAACAGATGCTCGACTCCGCCCCCGGCATCCGGGAAGAGGAAGAAGAGGAAACCACCACCAACGCGGCCGGGACCAAGGCCCCGAAGGTGGCCCCCAAGGCCGAGGAAAAGGCCGAGGAGAAGGACCTCGAAAGCCGCATGACCAGCGAGGACCTGGACGGTGTCCGGGACGACCTCAAGGAATACGGCATGTCCGACGAGGAGATCGCGGCCATCGAGGACCGGGTCAACTCCGAGGAAGGCATGACCTGGGGCCAGTTCGTCTCCACCGTGGCCAAGAAGATCGCCGCTGCCCGCGAAACCGATCTGAGTGACGAGAAGAAGGCCTCCCTGGCCGCCTTCTTCGGCAAGCTCGGCTTCACCGAAAAGGAATCCGCCAAGCTCATCGGCCAGTTGGAGAAGGGACAGTTCGGCAAGGTCCTCGACCAGATGGAGGCCAAGATCGCCGCCATGCCCGAGGACCAGCAGACCCTGTTCACCAAAGACGAGGTCGAGGCCTTCGTCTCCTCCATGGGCCTGTCCAAGGAATTCGCCACCCAGGTCCAGGAACTCTTTTCGACCAATACCCTGCCCAAGGACATGAAGCAGGCCTTCACCCAGATCCGCCAGGACCTGGCCGGGCTGGACAGGAAGGACCAGAAGCTGGTCAAGGCCGTGGGCAAGGCCTTCGCCTCGATCATGGGCGACGCCCACAAGGCGACCTCGGCGGCCCTGCAGGTCGACCAGGCCATTGACCTCAAGCCTCGCGTGGCCGAGGAAAAGCCCGACACCAACGTCCGCGAGGAGCTGGCCCAGGCTTTCCGGGAACGCAAGGACGCCCAGTCCGACAATACGGTCCGCCGCCAGGCTCAGCAGTCCGCCGTGGACACGGTCGAGATCAAGGCCGACGCCACGGCCCAGGACCAGAACGCCGACACGGACCTGGACCCCGAGGCCGAGCACGACCGCAAGTGGAACAACTTCTTCGACAAGGTCCGCGAGGACGGAACCCAGGGTAAGGATTCTTCAGCCAAGGTAAAGACCGAGGCAACCACTTCCGCGACCAAGACCGTCCTCTCCCAACAGGCCTCCGCCAACAACGCCTCGGCCAAGGCCTGGGAAAAAGTTTCCGCCCCCAAGGTCATGAAGCAGGTCGATCAGGCCGTGCTCAAGACCCTGCAAAACGGGGCCAAGCAGCTCACCTTGCAGCTCACTCCCGAGAACCTGGGCAAGCTGTCCATCGTCCTCTCCGTCCAGGGCAAGGAGGTCAGCGCGACCATCCGCGCCGAGAATTCCGACGCCCACAAGATCATCACGGACCACCTTCATATCATTAAGCAATCCTTGGAATCTCAAGGCCTGAAGGTAGACAAGCTGGACGTCCAGGCCGGGCTCGCCGACAACCAGAACTTCAACAACTGGTTCGGTGAAAGCGAGCACAATCTGTCCCGCGAACGGGAGGCCATGATCGCCATGCGCAACCACATGCGCTCCATGCGTACGCAGGATGCGGGCACAATGGCCCGGGACGTGCAATCCGTCGGGGAACGGGTAATTACTTCCGATCAGGGTTTGCACCTTATCGCTTAA
- a CDS encoding sensor domain-containing diguanylate cyclase produces MSVKTKLITALTLILLVAFLATSLINYAFTRATVREELLNSSLPLTGKNIYSEVHADMLRPILVSTSMANDAFLKNWIDSGEKDLGAITRYLSDLRDKYGFLTTFFVSAKSDNYYYQDGILKKVGPRDPHDVWYYAFVRKDVEFALDVDTNQAEGGQLTIFVNFRVEDENGRLLGVAGVGVNIDRVTGLLEKARRDYHREVYLVDQDGLVQVHRDKSRIERYYITKAGGIRDVAPAILVPRDDSRSFQYDWNGEHYLLSTRYIPELKWFLIVEQSESSALASARDNLARTVLIGLLASILIIVLCSITINHYQGRLEKLAKTDPLTGAANRRALEEAFEQFAYKADRYGTPFSAIIIDLNKFKAINDEHGHLAGDDVLKDVAAATRRIIRPSDTLARWGGDEFLILMDGGLAEAEALAERVARALADEERAIPVTFSHGLARFEAGDTLESMTLRADQAMYRSKDGDCRDRDL; encoded by the coding sequence ATGTCCGTCAAGACCAAACTCATTACCGCTCTGACCCTGATCCTGCTTGTAGCCTTCCTGGCGACCAGCCTGATCAACTACGCCTTCACCCGGGCCACGGTCCGGGAGGAGCTGCTCAACTCCTCCCTGCCCCTGACCGGCAAGAACATCTACTCCGAAGTCCACGCGGACATGCTCCGGCCCATCCTGGTCTCCACCTCCATGGCCAACGACGCCTTTCTCAAGAACTGGATTGATTCCGGGGAGAAGGACCTCGGGGCCATCACCCGCTACCTGTCCGACCTGCGCGACAAATACGGGTTCCTGACCACCTTCTTCGTCTCGGCCAAGAGCGACAACTACTATTACCAGGACGGCATCCTGAAGAAGGTCGGTCCGCGCGACCCGCACGACGTGTGGTACTACGCCTTCGTCCGCAAGGACGTGGAGTTCGCCCTGGACGTGGACACCAACCAGGCCGAGGGCGGCCAACTGACCATCTTCGTCAACTTCCGGGTGGAGGACGAAAACGGCAGGCTCCTGGGCGTGGCCGGGGTGGGCGTGAACATCGACCGGGTCACCGGCCTGCTCGAAAAGGCCCGCCGCGACTACCACCGCGAGGTCTACCTGGTGGACCAGGACGGCCTGGTCCAGGTCCACCGCGACAAATCCCGCATCGAGCGCTACTACATCACCAAGGCCGGGGGCATCCGCGACGTAGCCCCGGCCATCCTCGTGCCCCGCGACGACTCGCGCAGCTTCCAGTACGACTGGAACGGCGAGCACTACCTGCTGTCCACCCGGTACATCCCGGAGCTGAAATGGTTCCTGATCGTGGAGCAGAGCGAGTCCTCGGCCCTGGCCTCGGCCCGCGACAACCTCGCGCGCACCGTGCTCATCGGCCTGCTCGCCTCCATCCTGATCATCGTGCTCTGCTCCATCACCATCAACCACTACCAGGGCCGCCTGGAAAAGCTGGCCAAGACCGATCCGCTCACCGGAGCGGCCAACCGCCGCGCCCTGGAAGAGGCCTTCGAACAGTTCGCCTACAAGGCGGACCGCTACGGTACGCCTTTCTCGGCGATCATCATCGATCTGAACAAGTTCAAGGCCATCAACGACGAGCACGGCCATCTGGCCGGGGACGACGTGCTCAAGGATGTGGCCGCCGCCACCCGACGAATCATCCGGCCCTCGGACACCCTGGCCCGCTGGGGCGGGGACGAGTTTCTGATCCTCATGGACGGAGGGCTCGCGGAGGCCGAGGCCCTGGCCGAGCGCGTGGCCCGCGCCCTGGCGGACGAGGAGCGGGCCATCCCGGTGACCTTCAGCCACGGCCTGGCCCGGTTCGAGGCGGGCGACACCCTGGAATCCATGACCCTCCGGGCGGATCAGGCCATGTACCGCTCCAAGGACGGCGACTGCCGGGACCGGGACCTGTAG
- a CDS encoding CgeB family protein, producing MQASPTNWPRFRGASPRILLLTSQYFLIGELAAACERLGVEHLLLDFGTREMDLDEFVAAMTEAFETFRPDFVLTVNHLGVDREGVLASLLTKYDLPLASWFVDNPHLILGVYKHLLEPRTALFTWDLDTVAPLSDMGFEHVFHLPLGADPTRLVPHRDRPVEAWRASISFVGNSMLTKTLMRARAANPSEHLFRAAMEVAKAFALSDAQQAGPFMAEHFPEVRAAYKAFGDPGRELAFETFITWQATLLYRLDCVSRILPFSPLIVGDTGWQELFSAQSGWRYHPELSYYEDLPDFYPASEINFNCTSQQMKGAVNQRVFDVPCCNAFLLTDHRRQVEDLFEPGTEIVCYANPDEIPELVERYLADPAARAQVAAAARRRVLAEHTYDHRMTFLMEAMRKTFG from the coding sequence ATGCAAGCATCCCCGACCAATTGGCCCAGATTCCGGGGCGCGTCCCCGCGCATCCTGCTGCTCACCAGCCAGTATTTCCTCATCGGCGAGCTTGCGGCCGCCTGCGAACGGCTCGGCGTGGAACACCTGCTCCTGGACTTCGGGACCAGGGAGATGGACCTCGACGAGTTCGTGGCCGCCATGACCGAAGCCTTCGAGACCTTCCGCCCGGACTTCGTGCTCACGGTCAACCACCTGGGCGTGGACCGCGAGGGCGTCCTCGCCTCCCTGCTGACCAAGTACGACCTGCCCCTGGCCTCCTGGTTCGTGGACAACCCGCACCTGATCCTCGGGGTCTACAAGCACCTGCTCGAACCCCGCACCGCCCTGTTCACCTGGGACCTGGACACCGTGGCCCCGCTCTCGGACATGGGCTTCGAGCACGTCTTCCACCTGCCGCTGGGCGCGGACCCGACCCGGCTCGTGCCGCACCGCGACAGGCCGGTGGAGGCGTGGCGCGCGTCCATCTCCTTCGTGGGCAACTCCATGCTGACCAAGACCCTGATGCGCGCCCGTGCGGCCAACCCGTCCGAACACCTCTTCCGGGCGGCCATGGAGGTGGCCAAGGCCTTTGCCCTGTCCGACGCGCAGCAGGCCGGGCCGTTCATGGCCGAACACTTCCCCGAGGTCCGCGCCGCGTACAAGGCATTCGGCGATCCCGGCCGCGAGCTGGCCTTCGAGACCTTCATCACCTGGCAGGCCACCCTGCTCTACCGCCTCGACTGCGTATCCCGCATCCTGCCCTTTTCCCCGCTCATCGTGGGCGACACCGGCTGGCAGGAGCTGTTCTCCGCGCAGAGCGGCTGGCGCTACCACCCGGAGCTGTCCTATTACGAAGACCTGCCCGACTTCTATCCCGCAAGCGAGATCAACTTCAACTGCACCAGTCAGCAGATGAAGGGCGCGGTCAACCAGCGGGTCTTCGACGTGCCCTGCTGCAACGCCTTCCTGCTCACGGACCACCGCCGCCAGGTGGAGGACCTGTTTGAGCCCGGCACCGAGATCGTCTGCTACGCGAACCCGGACGAGATCCCCGAACTGGTGGAGCGCTACCTGGCCGACCCGGCGGCGCGCGCCCAGGTGGCCGCCGCGGCGCGCAGGCGGGTCCTGGCCGAGCACACCTACGACCACCGCATGACCTTTCTCATGGAGGCCATGCGCAAGACCTTCGGGTAG
- a CDS encoding glycosyltransferase family 9 protein, with the protein MAKKPILILQMQRMGDLILSFPLMLWLARRHPGHPIFVAAEEAFYGPLMRLSPAATYFPWSGAAHLEKHDYELVLNLSIQEKAAVLAGRVRAEAKFGPVQAGDGTRHVHGDWQLYRTSLVRNNLYNRFHWGELNGLDTVPFADIAATRFSLPRTLPGSNKVGLFLGASDPAKRPTAAFWARLVDELHGRGLRTVLFGGPAEKGLGAKVAGLAKGPALNLCGTLGLDEFGAVGQTLGLFITPDTGPMHLAAWTGLKCLNLSMGNVNPWETGPLSPGHYVLRADLPCARGCWQCTEDSLLCHEPFKPGRVAGLAKRLTSGADGDRLARLELPGLTLFETGRSDLGLYHLKRLDPAVPDAERLASRFWQAAFGGLFGLWEDRRTAEAWTGLTHGASEEAESLLAHIPEMGRRFKLGLRSGTALDTSFWAGSPAMARPFTGFAHMYLENNDYSPRAWAHVLTLLERLVSVCG; encoded by the coding sequence ATGGCCAAGAAACCGATCCTCATATTGCAGATGCAGCGCATGGGGGACCTGATCCTCTCCTTTCCGCTGATGCTCTGGCTGGCCCGCCGCCACCCCGGCCACCCCATCTTCGTGGCCGCCGAGGAGGCCTTTTACGGACCGCTCATGCGCCTCTCTCCGGCGGCCACCTATTTCCCGTGGTCCGGGGCCGCCCACCTGGAGAAGCACGACTACGAGCTGGTCCTGAACCTGTCCATCCAGGAGAAGGCCGCCGTGCTCGCCGGGCGGGTCAGGGCCGAAGCCAAGTTCGGGCCGGTCCAGGCCGGAGACGGCACCCGGCACGTGCACGGCGACTGGCAACTCTACCGGACCTCTCTGGTGCGCAACAACCTGTACAACCGCTTCCACTGGGGCGAGTTGAACGGCCTGGACACCGTGCCCTTTGCCGACATCGCCGCCACCCGGTTCTCCCTGCCCCGGACCCTGCCCGGCTCCAACAAGGTGGGGCTGTTCCTCGGGGCCAGCGACCCGGCCAAACGCCCCACGGCCGCGTTCTGGGCCAGGCTGGTGGACGAACTCCACGGGCGCGGCCTGCGCACCGTGCTCTTCGGCGGCCCGGCGGAGAAGGGCCTCGGCGCCAAGGTGGCCGGGCTGGCCAAGGGCCCGGCCCTGAATCTGTGCGGCACCCTGGGGCTGGACGAATTCGGGGCCGTGGGCCAGACGCTCGGGCTGTTCATCACCCCGGACACCGGCCCCATGCACCTGGCCGCCTGGACCGGGCTCAAGTGCCTGAACCTGTCCATGGGCAACGTCAACCCGTGGGAGACCGGCCCCCTCTCCCCCGGCCACTACGTCCTCCGCGCCGACCTGCCCTGCGCCAGGGGGTGCTGGCAATGCACCGAGGACTCCCTGCTCTGCCACGAACCGTTCAAGCCCGGACGGGTGGCCGGATTGGCCAAGCGGCTGACCTCGGGCGCGGACGGCGACCGGCTGGCCCGCCTGGAACTGCCCGGCCTGACCCTTTTCGAGACGGGCCGGTCCGATCTCGGCCTGTACCACCTGAAACGGCTCGACCCTGCCGTGCCGGACGCGGAACGGCTCGCCTCGCGCTTCTGGCAGGCCGCCTTCGGCGGGCTGTTCGGACTGTGGGAGGATCGCCGGACCGCCGAGGCGTGGACCGGGCTCACCCATGGCGCATCCGAAGAGGCCGAAAGCCTGCTCGCCCACATCCCCGAAATGGGCCGCCGGTTCAAGCTCGGCCTGCGCTCCGGCACCGCCCTGGACACGTCCTTCTGGGCCGGCAGCCCGGCCATGGCCCGGCCGTTCACCGGGTTCGCACACATGTACCTGGAAAACAACGACTACTCCCCCCGGGCCTGGGCGCACGTCCTGACATTGCTGGAACGGTTGGTCAGCGTCTGCGGCTAG
- the queD gene encoding 6-carboxytetrahydropterin synthase QueD, with translation MPGKWKLTIAQEFSASHQLRNYCGKCENMHGHNFGVEVVVEGDTLDPKVQYLVDFKELKDRTKAVLNRLDHTHLNEVECFKEINPSSENLAMFIFRNLKGTLPENVSLVEVSVSENNTSKATYWEE, from the coding sequence ATGCCCGGCAAATGGAAACTGACCATCGCCCAGGAATTTTCGGCCTCGCATCAGCTGCGCAACTACTGCGGCAAGTGCGAGAACATGCACGGCCACAACTTCGGCGTGGAGGTGGTGGTCGAGGGCGACACCCTGGACCCCAAGGTCCAGTACCTTGTGGATTTCAAGGAATTGAAGGACCGCACCAAAGCCGTGCTGAACCGCCTCGACCACACCCACCTGAACGAGGTGGAGTGCTTCAAGGAGATCAATCCCTCCTCCGAGAACCTGGCCATGTTCATCTTCCGCAACCTCAAGGGCACCCTGCCGGAGAACGTCTCCCTGGTGGAGGTCTCGGTCTCGGAAAACAACACGTCCAAGGCCACCTACTGGGAAGAGTAA
- a CDS encoding flagellar hook assembly protein FlgD, which produces MPYTDTTGVYLGKQEERLAASNTPTEHDTSLDQDAFLSILVAQLTHQDPLNPMEDTDMTSQLAQFSSLEQLTNINDGISTLNDTMNQNDILTAVSFIGKEVKAEGYKVSLNEGNSSTIYYGFGETVSSIKMNIYDEEGAIVRTVDLGSKEAGTYQYTWDGKDEDGNALPDGQYGVGILGEDLNGDYVMVQTEISGKVDGVVTENGTQYLRLEDGRFINMLNVKEVVNPDAGSVVDSTDTSGEGNDTSGDGDTGTGA; this is translated from the coding sequence ATGCCGTATACAGATACCACAGGGGTCTATCTCGGAAAGCAGGAGGAGCGTCTCGCCGCCTCCAACACGCCGACGGAACACGACACCAGCCTGGACCAGGACGCCTTCCTGTCCATCCTGGTGGCGCAGCTCACCCATCAGGACCCCCTCAATCCCATGGAGGACACCGACATGACCTCCCAGTTGGCGCAGTTCTCAAGCCTTGAGCAACTGACCAACATCAATGACGGGATATCCACGCTGAACGACACCATGAACCAGAACGACATCCTCACCGCGGTCAGCTTCATCGGCAAGGAGGTCAAGGCCGAGGGCTACAAGGTCAGCCTGAACGAAGGCAACTCCTCGACCATCTACTACGGCTTCGGCGAGACGGTCTCCAGCATCAAGATGAACATCTACGACGAGGAAGGGGCCATCGTCCGCACCGTGGATCTCGGCAGCAAGGAAGCCGGGACCTACCAGTACACCTGGGACGGCAAGGACGAGGACGGCAACGCGCTCCCCGACGGCCAGTACGGCGTGGGCATCCTCGGCGAGGACCTGAACGGCGACTACGTCATGGTCCAGACCGAGATCTCCGGCAAGGTCGACGGCGTGGTCACCGAGAACGGCACCCAGTACCTGCGCCTGGAGGACGGCCGGTTCATCAACATGCTCAACGTCAAGGAAGTCGTCAATCCGGACGCTGGCTCCGTGGTCGACTCCACCGACACCTCGGGCGAGGGCAACGACACCTCGGGCGACGGCGACACCGGGACCGGCGCATAG
- a CDS encoding flagellar hook protein FlgE: MGLGASLYSGISGLTVHSERMTVIGNNLANVNTTGFKGAMMQFEDLGSSDFATVNGVGQVGRGVRVSTIYSDWGQGAFESSTEATDMAITGEGLFVVSPLGEDMKYYTRAGNFRFDNDGYLVDPHGYILQGWEIERNTTMVTTTTSSTTQDTNSARIIGTPTNIRMENFQSEPKATTNVSIVTNLDPTAADSSTSSTNPYFAMFNNWDGSAETPLASTLYAYSTTLKVYDDIGTAHNLTVYFDKVTMSNAGGDTVWEYMVTCDPSADRRMLSGANGQMTSIGEAQTSAAGVLMIGTLTFTTGQLSGMSAYTLKSNGGSTIKDLDNWSLADFSTSGFPVCTANFLGKSNASTAEAANATPLQIDFGISNKDLSSNGGGATTIGWGGGLGTLPTTAADVGNNISNTGYLANFKDPAVSALATQSFDTGGSSTLYQSQNGYSAGILQNISVSREGVISGHYSNGQVLELYAVTLATFTNQHGLRREGGNLFTETLNSGPALTGQAGSSGKGTIDGNALEMSNVDMATQFVSMITTQRGFQANTKVITTVDSLLGEVISMKR; this comes from the coding sequence ATGGGTTTAGGAGCATCACTGTATTCGGGCATTTCCGGCCTGACGGTACACTCGGAACGCATGACGGTCATCGGCAACAACCTGGCCAACGTGAACACCACGGGGTTCAAGGGCGCGATGATGCAGTTCGAGGACCTCGGCAGCTCGGATTTCGCCACGGTCAACGGCGTCGGCCAGGTGGGGCGCGGCGTGCGCGTGTCCACCATCTACTCCGACTGGGGCCAGGGCGCCTTCGAGTCGTCCACCGAAGCCACGGACATGGCCATCACCGGCGAAGGGCTCTTCGTGGTCTCCCCGCTGGGCGAGGACATGAAGTACTACACCAGGGCGGGCAACTTCCGTTTCGACAACGACGGCTACCTGGTGGACCCGCACGGCTATATTCTCCAGGGATGGGAGATCGAGCGCAACACCACCATGGTGACGACAACCACCTCGAGCACCACGCAGGACACCAACTCCGCGCGGATCATCGGCACGCCGACCAACATCCGCATGGAGAACTTCCAGTCCGAGCCCAAGGCGACCACCAACGTGTCCATCGTCACCAACCTGGACCCCACGGCCGCGGACAGCTCCACCAGTTCGACCAATCCTTATTTCGCCATGTTCAACAACTGGGACGGCTCGGCCGAGACCCCGCTGGCCTCCACCCTGTACGCCTACTCGACCACGCTCAAGGTCTATGACGACATCGGCACGGCCCACAACCTGACCGTGTACTTCGACAAGGTGACCATGAGCAACGCGGGCGGAGACACGGTCTGGGAATACATGGTCACCTGCGACCCCTCGGCCGACCGGCGCATGCTCTCCGGAGCCAACGGCCAGATGACCTCCATCGGCGAGGCCCAGACCTCGGCCGCGGGCGTGCTCATGATCGGCACCCTGACCTTTACCACCGGCCAGCTCTCCGGCATGAGCGCCTACACGCTGAAGTCCAACGGCGGCAGCACCATCAAGGATCTCGACAACTGGAGTCTGGCCGACTTCTCCACCAGCGGCTTCCCGGTGTGCACGGCCAACTTCCTGGGCAAGTCCAACGCCAGCACGGCCGAGGCGGCCAATGCCACGCCCCTTCAGATCGACTTCGGCATCTCCAACAAGGACCTGTCGAGCAACGGCGGCGGCGCCACGACCATCGGCTGGGGCGGCGGCCTGGGCACCCTGCCCACCACAGCGGCCGATGTCGGCAACAATATCAGCAACACCGGCTACCTGGCCAACTTCAAGGACCCGGCGGTCTCGGCCCTGGCCACCCAGAGCTTCGACACCGGCGGCTCCTCCACCCTGTACCAGAGCCAGAACGGCTACTCCGCAGGCATCCTGCAAAACATCTCGGTCTCCCGCGAGGGTGTCATCTCGGGCCACTACTCCAACGGGCAGGTGCTCGAACTCTACGCCGTGACCCTGGCCACCTTCACCAACCAGCACGGACTGCGCCGCGAAGGCGGCAACCTGTTCACCGAGACCCTGAACTCCGGTCCGGCCCTGACCGGCCAGGCGGGCAGCTCGGGCAAGGGCACCATCGACGGCAACGCGCTGGAGATGTCCAACGTGGACATGGCCACGCAGTTCGTCAGCATGATCACCACCCAGCGCGGCTTCCAGGCCAACACCAAGGTGATCACCACCGTGGATTCGCTGCTCGGCGAAGTCATCTCGATGAAGCGGTAA
- a CDS encoding PEP-CTERM sorting domain-containing protein has protein sequence MKQYILIPLLIIGIFVVARPERAEALVLPSADSGFAVTYGDFYSYSLPILQDFLGSDYNILSNSGHIKNDVVIATGVSGTDVNLNFTDMDNAYPTPGGTGSSDTFDTGTTADPAPALDNDRADSWDSTIASLVNFLGGQSPIFLFNNNQTNSDDSIDQNLWIWAQVEIWSSAGTANSQYFELTSTNGDGSGTFGGNPYDYEAHAYDNPSFTPSTPDTMPTDYVLSGGNVCLDGGGAPVDCGSSEVVYGPYSHNLGSDRAAYAVVAPELNDLLADWDGDSPYDMLSIKIKMSALNAGGEQAYILPGTVQTTTVVPEPSTWLLMGLGLLCLPLVRRFRRG, from the coding sequence ATGAAGCAATACATACTGATCCCTCTTCTGATCATCGGCATATTCGTGGTTGCCCGGCCCGAACGGGCCGAGGCGCTGGTCCTGCCCTCCGCCGACTCGGGCTTCGCGGTCACCTACGGCGATTTCTATTCCTATTCGCTGCCCATCCTCCAGGACTTCCTCGGGTCCGACTACAACATCTTGTCCAACTCCGGCCATATCAAGAACGACGTGGTCATCGCCACCGGCGTGTCCGGCACCGACGTCAACCTGAACTTCACCGACATGGACAACGCCTACCCGACCCCCGGCGGAACCGGCAGCAGCGACACCTTCGACACCGGCACGACCGCCGATCCCGCCCCGGCCCTGGACAACGACCGCGCGGATTCCTGGGATTCGACCATCGCCAGCCTGGTGAACTTCCTGGGCGGCCAGTCCCCGATCTTCCTGTTCAACAACAACCAGACCAACAGCGACGACTCCATAGACCAGAACCTCTGGATCTGGGCCCAGGTCGAAATCTGGAGTTCCGCCGGCACGGCCAACTCCCAGTACTTCGAACTGACCAGCACCAACGGCGACGGCAGCGGCACCTTCGGCGGCAACCCGTACGACTATGAGGCTCATGCCTACGACAATCCTTCTTTTACCCCGAGCACCCCGGACACCATGCCCACGGACTACGTCCTGTCCGGCGGCAACGTCTGTCTCGACGGCGGCGGCGCCCCGGTGGACTGCGGTTCGAGCGAAGTGGTCTACGGCCCCTACTCGCACAACCTGGGTTCCGACCGCGCCGCGTACGCCGTGGTCGCCCCGGAGCTGAACGACCTCCTGGCCGACTGGGACGGCGACAGCCCCTACGACATGCTTTCCATCAAGATCAAGATGTCCGCGCTGAACGCCGGCGGCGAGCAGGCCTACATCTTGCCCGGCACGGTCCAGACGACCACCGTGGTGCCCGAGCCGTCCACCTGGCTGCTCATGGGCCTCGGCCTGCTCTGCCTGCCCCTGGTCCGCCGCTTCCGGCGCGGCTAG
- the dtd gene encoding D-aminoacyl-tRNA deacylase — protein MRMVIQRVSDACVRINGTTVGEIGTGLLVLVGFGGRDRADFPETPAWRKMLDKLFNLRIFPDDNGKLNLSLTDIQGDLMLVSQFTLYADCKKGRRPSFTDACHPYIAESLFERFVEDARKLAPAGFATGRFGAEMHLDFTNWGPVTIILDSDEL, from the coding sequence GTGCGCATGGTCATCCAGCGGGTGTCCGACGCCTGCGTCCGCATCAACGGCACCACGGTCGGCGAGATCGGCACCGGCCTGCTCGTGCTCGTGGGCTTCGGCGGCCGGGACAGGGCGGACTTTCCCGAGACCCCGGCTTGGCGCAAGATGCTCGACAAGCTCTTCAACTTGCGCATTTTCCCGGATGACAACGGCAAGCTGAACCTGTCGCTTACGGACATTCAGGGCGACCTGATGCTTGTCTCCCAGTTCACGCTCTACGCGGACTGCAAGAAGGGGCGGCGGCCCTCGTTCACCGACGCCTGCCACCCCTACATCGCCGAGTCCCTGTTCGAACGGTTCGTCGAGGACGCCCGCAAGCTGGCACCGGCCGGATTCGCCACGGGCCGCTTCGGAGCCGAAATGCACCTGGACTTCACCAATTGGGGCCCGGTGACCATCATCCTGGATTCCGACGAACTCTAG
- a CDS encoding nucleotide pyrophosphohydrolase, with protein sequence MDSLEELNERHRRFVEDRNWQKHQTPKNLVMALTGEVGELNELFQWLTPEESREVAGKRKQAVAEELADVLIYLVRLADETGIDLVAAAHEKCEINERKYPAEAFQGNGMRPHEYKESR encoded by the coding sequence ATGGATTCCCTGGAAGAACTCAACGAGCGGCATCGCAGATTCGTCGAGGACCGCAACTGGCAGAAGCACCAGACGCCCAAGAACCTGGTCATGGCCCTGACCGGCGAGGTCGGGGAACTGAACGAGCTGTTCCAGTGGCTGACCCCGGAGGAGAGCCGGGAGGTCGCGGGCAAGCGCAAACAGGCCGTGGCCGAGGAGCTGGCCGACGTGCTCATCTACCTGGTCCGCCTGGCCGACGAAACGGGCATCGATCTGGTTGCGGCCGCCCACGAAAAATGCGAGATCAACGAGAGAAAGTATCCGGCCGAGGCGTTCCAGGGGAACGGCATGCGGCCGCACGAATACAAGGAGTCCAGATAA